The DNA window GCGTTTATGCAAAAAGTTTTATGATATAATTTTCTCGTTGACTCACAAAATAATTTTACATGAACGAAGAAAAGTTTTTTACAACTACATTTACAACTACAAAAATGTTATCTCATTCACACAATCGCAATTAACCGCAAAGAAAATTTTTTCATTAACGCACAATTTTTTACGCGCTTGATATAATTTATTCACAAAAAATTTTTTCACGAGAGATGAAATAATGACGAGAATAAAATTAGACGCTGAAACAATAAAAATTTTTCTCGAAGATTTAACGCTCATGAACGACGCTTTTATGAGTTATGCGCTCGATAATAACATTAAATGCGTTCAAGCGATGATAAATCACCTTCTGCCGAGTCTGAATCTTACAGTAAATGAAGTTCACGCGCAGAAAAAAAATTGCAGATTTAGGACGTTCTATTGTGCTTGACATTTTAGCGGTTGACACTGAAGGACGCTTATATAATCTCGAAGTTCAGCGAGACCCAAGAGGAGCAAAACCCAAACGCGCAAGACTTCACGGAGCTTTTATCGACGTTCACACAGCGAAAAAGGGCGGAGATTTCGAGGAGACTCCGGAATGTTATATAATTTTCATAACAGAGACTGACGTTCTTGGGTATGGCGAACTCGTTTATACGATCCAGCACACTATAAAAGAAGTCAATCACGCAAAATTTAATGATGGTCAGACATTTATTTATCTCAACTGTTCGGCGAAAGACGACGGCAGCCCGGCTTGGAAGTTAGCTCACGACATGAAATGCGCTGATCTCGACAAAATATTAATTCCCGAAATCGCAGAAACTATGCGCGATACTAGGGAAGAAGCACCGTTAAAGTTAATGAAAGGAGACGGAAACATGAACGAACACACTAGACCAGTAGACAAAAAAATGCTCCGATTCATAAAGGACTATTTTAGAGACGAAATCGCAGCCGACAAAAAACGCGCGAAGGAAAAGGGCATTCAAGAAGGCAAAGAAATCGGCATTCGAGAAACCATCACGAGAGCTATAAAAGCATTTCTCACTACAACAGACTTGACCTTCAAAGCTATTGCAGAAAATCTCGGTGTCTCACTCGCAGAAGTCGAAGCCGTAGCTAAAACTTTAGGGAGATAATATATTTTAGAGAGGAAATTGAAGCAGATATAAAACGTGCTGAAGAACGCGGCTTTAAAGAAGGGATCACGAAGGCTATAGAAGTTTTTCTCAACACAACAGACCTGACTCTGAAGGATATTGCAGAAAATCTCGGTGTCTCGCTTTCACAGGTCAAGACCGTTGCAAAAAATGTTAAACGCGAAAAATAACTATTGCAATTTACGTCATTTTACGTGTATAATGCCAAAGACTACAGCGTACGATAATATTAAAGACTGTTCTAAATCTTCAAATCTTCTGCTGTATCTTTCTGATACGCTGTAAGGACGGTCAAAAATTTTCTGGAGGTGTTCTGTTATAAAAAGTTTTATGCGCGGCGGTCTGCAATCAAGGGAAGGGACAGACTGCATAGGGAAGGATAACGGGTAGAGACTTAGATTTTGTCCGTGAGATCAAGCGGACGGTTTTGATGATTTGTTCGTGTGAAAAATTTTTGCGTGTCATGCGGACAGGTTTATTTATGAAGGAGGATTTTTATTTTGAGTAAATATTTGCGTGCGTTTTTGTTATCGCTTGTAATTGCGTTGTTTGCTGTATCGACAGGTTTTGCGAAAACCTATACTGTCAGCAGCGATTTCTCATCAGGTTTCACTATTGAAGCTACTGGGACATTTGCTGAGATTGCAGACGGAACCACTACAGGAGCTGGCTTAAGCAATTACAGTTTTTACAGCGAAATCACACTGCCGGCATCAACAGACGTTACAGACGCTTTAACAGTTTATGACGAAAACGGCGGAGAAGCAGAAGACGAAACTGTAAATGGCATTAAGAACGATCTTAGTATTACATGGAGTGCAGATTCAGATCTGACAAATTTTGATGCCTATCTTTCAGGCGATACATCAATTATTGTAAGCGGAACATTCCCCGAAGTAACATCAGGTTCAGAGGATTACTACATAACAATTAATATGACTGTTAGTATTGATTCATCTGTTGTATATCTTACCAGCGTAGACGAATTTAACCACAAAATTTCATTCTATGTTTCCGCAGACGAAAGAACAGCTGTAGAATCCGGCGAAGTATTTGCTGAAATGGTATCTGCTGATAGTGGAATTGACATTTCAGCTGTCTCATATGATTATAAAGTTACAGTCAGCAATGCAACAATAAACTATACTCCCTACAATGTATTAAATGATGAGAGCAACACTGATGTATTTGCATGCGGTATAAGCGTTCCTTATTGGCTGTCATATGATCTCGGCAGTACTTCAGCTACAATATTCTACAATGAGGCTGCTGAACTTGCACCGACCGAGGGCACAACCGGCGTAGTTATCATTCCTCTTGCAACAACTTCTGATGCAGACGCAGCGACCGAATACCTCAAATGGACTGTAACGTACGGCTCATCAAGCAGTGAAGAAGACAGCGACACAACAGCATTTGAATTAACTTCAACGGATATCACAGTAACATTATCTGCCGACGAGACAGCTACATATGTAGTATCTGTTTCAGGCGATACAAAAGCAGCTTACTGGCAAATTTCCCCTGACATTACATCAGATGACTACTTCTTTAAAGTCAACACGTCAGACGAAGTATCAATCACTCTTTATGCAACACCTGACTCAGCAGACATTGGAGAGCATGAATTCCAAGTCATTGCATGGAGCAGCCCTGATCAGTCAGTATCAGCTGATTTAACATTCTATTTCACTATCGTATCAGCAGACGAAGAGAGCAGCGAATCTGAATCTGAAGACGTTTTCACAATAACAGTAACTCCTGCAAGCTACAATATGAAAGCCGGCCAGTCTGCAAGCGGAACTGTTAAAGTAGAGAATAATTCAGGCGACGTAACAATTACAACAAGTCCTGCTTATGAGTGGTTCACTGTAACTTCTGCTTCGATTAGATTCAATCCTCCTGTTACAATGGCAGCGACTTCGTTTGATTTAGTTATCACAGCAACAGACGCGTCAGGTGATGTAGCTTCAGCAAGCATTCCTGTAACAGTAACTAGCGATAGCGTAACACCTCCCACACCATCCGAAGATGACAAGCCTGCAGCTCCGTCAATTGACACGACTTCAACTGAAAATGCAGCAGCAGCAGCGTTACTTGAAACTGGCGAGGCAGCATCAATACAGTTACCGACAGTATCAGGTGCACAGGCTTGGGTTGTTTATATGTATTCCGCAACTGGTTTGAAATATGCCACAATCACATTATATACAAACGGCAGAGTTACTGTAGCAGCAGTATCAGATTTGTCAAAAGCCTTCAGCCTTGACACAACTAACAATGAACTTGATGTAGATCCTGCCTATATCCCTGAGGGAGACTATACATTTACGATGGCATACATTGATGCTAACGGCCAAACATCTGAAGAGTCTACGGCTTCATTTGATGTAGCAGGTACAGGCACTTCCGCAGACGAAACAGAATACACCGGAGGCGGCAGCGGCGGTTGTGATGCAGGTTTCGGCGCATTAGCATTAGCAGCGTTATTCCTTCTCAAGAAACGTTCATAAAAGAGTAATAACTTGACAGAACACTAAAGCAGAAGATTAAAATTTTTCTCCCGGAGCTAACAACTTCGGGAGATTTTTTATGTGTGCTGGAAAGATTAATTTTATCTCGCGCTATTTCTTGCAAGTGCTAAAGTTATGCAGCCATTATAAACAAATTTATTGCGGATTAGCACACCTCCGGCCATTACACAAGCACGTTCGCAAATATTATCAACTCCGGTAATTTGTAAGACTCTTTGTGAACTCGTGAAACTTCCCGGCAAATTCTGCAACTCATGCGCCGTAAATGTCAAAAAAGGGATATTATGTGTCTCAGCAAAAATTTTTAACGCGGGCTCATTAGCTTTAATGTCAATCGATGCAAGAGCTTTCAGACTCAAAATTGAGACTCCTGAATCATCAAGAAATTTTTTTACTGCCGACTCAAATTCTGAAGGGTCAACGCTTTTATTACAGCCTGCACCGAGTATTAAATCTCTTGGCCGCAAAAAAAGCGTAACGGGGAACGGGGTAATTTGCGCTAAATCACTTACTGCAACACCGATAGAATGACCTTCAAGCAAAGCACCGGAAATTTTTTTTATCGCGCTGGGATTCTCGATCACGCAATTATTATTTACTGCCCATTCATCGACGGCGGGAATATTATTTATGTCCGTTGCAGTTGTTATCACGGGAACAGCATTCAAGAACGCAG is part of the Synergistaceae bacterium genome and encodes:
- a CDS encoding Rpn family recombination-promoting nuclease/putative transposase, with protein sequence MKFTRRKKIADLGRSIVLDILAVDTEGRLYNLEVQRDPRGAKPKRARLHGAFIDVHTAKKGGDFEETPECYIIFITETDVLGYGELVYTIQHTIKEVNHAKFNDGQTFIYLNCSAKDDGSPAWKLAHDMKCADLDKILIPEIAETMRDTREEAPLKLMKGDGNMNEHTRPVDKKMLRFIKDYFRDEIAADKKRAKEKGIQEGKEIGIRETITRAIKAFLTTTDLTFKAIAENLGVSLAEVEAVAKTLGR
- a CDS encoding cobalt-precorrin 5A hydrolase — encoded protein: MNIEIAAFTNNGVNLALRLAEKFDSRVFVPERFMSLDPRLNLIDSPLTNWAGKYFNNSHALIFISAVGIAVRAISSHITSKTQDPAVIVIDESGKFVIPILSGHIGGANNLARKIAAFLNAVPVITTATDINNIPAVDEWAVNNNCVIENPSAIKKISGALLEGHSIGVAVSDLAQITPFPVTLFLRPRDLILGAGCNKSVDPSEFESAVKKFLDDSGVSILSLKALASIDIKANEPALKIFAETHNIPFLTFTAHELQNLPGSFTSSQRVLQITGVDNICERACVMAGGVLIRNKFVYNGCITLALARNSAR